Proteins encoded in a region of the Phycisphaerae bacterium genome:
- a CDS encoding asparagine synthase, producing MAGIAGIVGTGKSESVSRMLTRMAHRGRAGHKVVETKGTTLGAVWPAGARRPILREHHVACDSIGNGQFAEARANDGTLTLSRDPIGAVPLYYGQHADGSLCFASEVKGLLEMTRDVNELPPGCQYDGQHLIRGDELQVRGTITEQPEDVATTLWACLDGAVRSRIHQHTMGAWLSGGLDSSAIAALVRPHVRRLYTVAGGVAGSPDLGFARQVADVIRSDHHEVVISLPEMLHVLPTVIYHLESFDALLVRSSIINYLVARRMAELAPETFSGEGGDELFAGYDYLKTLESCHLAQELVDLIGRLHNTALQRVDRSAAAHGLVAHVPFVNPTIVDYATRIPVEFKIRNGIEKWILRQAMKDLLPPAVLNRPKAKFWQGAGVGDLLSNHADQHISNEEFRHQRNLDNGWMLNSKEELMYYRIFKDAFGTLENLSWMGRTKGAPSVTRLERT from the coding sequence ATGGCGGGTATTGCAGGAATCGTAGGCACCGGCAAAAGTGAGTCCGTCAGCCGAATGCTGACCCGAATGGCCCATCGTGGCCGGGCCGGACACAAAGTGGTCGAAACGAAGGGCACCACGCTCGGCGCCGTTTGGCCGGCCGGCGCTCGCCGCCCGATCCTCCGGGAGCACCACGTCGCCTGCGATTCCATCGGCAACGGACAGTTCGCGGAAGCCCGCGCGAACGACGGCACCCTGACGCTCTCACGCGATCCCATCGGAGCCGTCCCGCTCTACTATGGCCAACACGCGGACGGCTCGCTCTGCTTCGCCTCGGAGGTCAAGGGCCTGCTGGAAATGACTAGGGATGTGAACGAGCTTCCGCCCGGCTGTCAGTATGACGGCCAGCACCTGATCCGAGGCGATGAGCTGCAGGTCAGGGGAACCATCACCGAGCAGCCCGAAGATGTCGCCACCACCTTGTGGGCCTGCCTGGACGGGGCGGTCAGAAGTCGCATTCACCAACACACGATGGGCGCATGGCTGTCCGGCGGACTCGATTCCAGCGCCATCGCCGCCCTGGTCCGACCGCACGTGCGCAGGCTGTACACCGTCGCCGGCGGCGTGGCAGGATCACCCGACCTGGGTTTTGCCCGGCAGGTCGCGGACGTCATTCGGTCGGACCACCACGAGGTCGTGATCAGTCTCCCAGAAATGCTCCACGTCCTCCCGACCGTCATCTACCACCTGGAGTCGTTTGACGCCCTGCTCGTACGGTCCAGCATCATCAACTACCTCGTGGCACGACGCATGGCCGAACTCGCTCCCGAAACCTTCTCCGGCGAAGGAGGCGATGAACTGTTCGCTGGCTACGACTATCTCAAAACCCTGGAGAGCTGCCACCTCGCCCAGGAACTCGTGGATCTCATCGGGCGGCTGCACAATACGGCCCTGCAACGGGTCGACCGCTCGGCCGCCGCCCACGGGCTCGTGGCCCACGTCCCTTTCGTCAACCCGACCATCGTCGATTACGCGACGCGCATCCCCGTCGAGTTCAAGATCCGCAACGGCATCGAAAAGTGGATCCTGCGTCAGGCGATGAAGGACCTGCTGCCCCCGGCCGTCCTCAACAGACCCAAGGCCAAGTTCTGGCAAGGCGCCGGCGTCGGCGACCTCCTGTCGAACCACGCCGACCAGCACATCTCCAATGAGGAGTTCAGACACCAGCGGAACCTGGACAACGGCTGGATGCTCAACAGCAAGGAAGAGCTCATGTACTACCGGATCTTCAAGGACGCCTTCGGCACACTCGAGAATCTATCCTGGATGGGCCGCACCAAGGGGGCCCCGTCCGTCACGAGACTCGAGCGAACGTGA
- a CDS encoding class II fumarate hydratase, producing MSTGRTRIESDSMGQMEVPDWALWGAQTQRAVQNFPISGYRFDRRFIRAMGLIKSAAAHVNRELGLLDERRAGWITAATEEVIEGKLDDHFVLDIFQTGSGTSTNMNANEVVSNRAIQLAGGKVGSREPVHPNDHVNMGQSSNDVIPTAIHVAAAEGLKNDLLPTLEALAKRLTEKANRYWNVIKIGRTHLQDATPIRLGQEISGWAAQVKLSQERMARATMALGALPIGGTAVGTGINTHPEFGKRMAAKLTKLTGIPFSEAENHFEAQAAKDAICSASGELRAVAVALTKIANDIRWLASGPRCGLAEIRIPSTQPGSSIMPGKVNPVMSEMLIQVCTQVIGNDLAVTLGARDSVFQLNVMMPLIARNLLESIRLLTNALKVFTERCVAGLQANEQRCALMIEQSLAMCTSLAPAIGYDQAAAIAKEASATGQTVRQVALAKAVLPPEQLSKLLDPATMTAPTESA from the coding sequence ATGTCGACCGGCAGAACACGAATCGAATCGGACAGCATGGGCCAGATGGAAGTGCCCGACTGGGCACTCTGGGGAGCCCAGACCCAGCGGGCCGTCCAGAACTTCCCGATCAGCGGGTATCGGTTCGACCGGCGGTTCATCCGGGCCATGGGACTGATCAAGTCGGCCGCCGCACACGTCAATCGCGAACTCGGCCTGCTGGACGAACGCCGAGCCGGGTGGATCACTGCGGCCACCGAAGAGGTCATCGAGGGCAAGCTCGACGACCATTTCGTGCTCGACATCTTCCAGACCGGTTCCGGAACCAGCACGAACATGAACGCCAACGAGGTCGTCAGCAACCGGGCGATCCAACTGGCCGGCGGCAAGGTCGGCTCACGCGAGCCCGTCCACCCTAACGATCACGTCAACATGGGCCAGTCGAGCAACGACGTCATCCCGACGGCCATCCATGTCGCGGCGGCGGAGGGCCTCAAGAACGACCTGCTCCCCACACTGGAAGCCTTGGCCAAACGCCTGACCGAGAAGGCCAACCGCTACTGGAACGTCATCAAGATCGGGCGAACCCACTTGCAGGACGCCACACCAATCCGGCTCGGCCAGGAAATCAGCGGCTGGGCGGCTCAGGTGAAACTGAGCCAAGAACGTATGGCGCGGGCAACCATGGCGTTAGGCGCACTACCCATCGGCGGTACGGCCGTCGGCACGGGCATCAATACCCACCCGGAGTTCGGCAAGCGAATGGCCGCCAAGCTCACCAAACTGACCGGCATCCCGTTCTCAGAAGCGGAGAACCATTTCGAGGCCCAAGCGGCCAAGGACGCCATTTGCAGCGCCAGCGGCGAGCTTCGGGCGGTGGCCGTCGCCCTGACCAAGATCGCCAACGACATCCGCTGGCTGGCCAGCGGGCCGCGGTGCGGACTGGCCGAGATCCGCATCCCCAGTACCCAACCGGGATCAAGCATCATGCCCGGCAAGGTCAACCCGGTCATGAGCGAAATGCTGATTCAGGTCTGCACCCAGGTGATCGGCAACGACCTGGCGGTTACACTCGGCGCCCGCGACAGCGTGTTTCAGCTGAACGTGATGATGCCGCTAATCGCCCGCAACCTGCTCGAGTCCATCCGCCTGCTGACCAACGCATTGAAGGTGTTCACCGAGCGATGCGTGGCCGGACTCCAAGCCAACGAGCAGCGCTGCGCGCTGATGATCGAGCAGTCGCTGGCGATGTGCACGAGCCTCGCCCCGGCCATCGGCTATGACCAGGCGGCGGCCATCGCCAAGGAAGCCTCGGCTACCGGCCAGACGGTCCGGCAGGTGGCCCTGGCCAAAGCAGTCTTGCCCCCCGAGCAGTTGAGCAAGCTGCTCGACCCGGCAACCATGACCGCACCCACGGAATCGGCCTGA
- a CDS encoding cobalamin-binding protein, whose amino-acid sequence MRTHSVETTDRFGLVRPAIEAHTLGITSVEQILRDCGYTVVVGDAPTCEAFNRPEDPRYCAAIEQWLRENRITILGFSYRLDPRQGALLFERLIHQLKTRRLLAEQGGFLKAVYFAGLPKACELVQQRVPEVAGVFRGDETPIETLAMLAIRPDTMPRNLAEGAGYDQARLSFGRDLIQKGHYLQVRPVDRSGCGEFGTRRDTLVRRVEHARTHQLPPLMRAHIGPYQADRAQAVSLFLEWTGRLARSGLLDILSIGTSQLTQSAFGENWNGRPNGGGVPINSPTEFAAVWQAARPMLVRTYAGTTHIPELARMYEQTLYMAWHALSLWWFCRIDGRGPYSVRENLEHHLQTIRYVASVGKPFEPNVPHHFAFRGGDDVTCVVSAVLAARAAKHHGIRHLVLQNMLNTPRSTWGVQDLAKSRAMLQLVRELEDDSFHLILQPRAGLDYFSPDLAKAKAQLAAVTALMDDIEPQNPNSPPVIHVVSYSEASHLADPPVVDESIQITRHALAEYRRLRAKGSVDDMTENPEVAQRTHELLQEARAILATIETHVPSSCSPEGLYRILAGGFLAVPYLWECREEFQRAIRWPTRLIRGSVKVVDPQGNPLPAATRMEMVLDDLKRQA is encoded by the coding sequence ATGAGGACGCATTCAGTTGAAACGACGGATCGCTTCGGCCTGGTCCGACCAGCCATCGAAGCCCACACCCTGGGCATCACCTCGGTGGAACAGATCCTCCGAGATTGTGGCTACACGGTCGTCGTGGGAGACGCCCCGACCTGTGAGGCGTTCAACCGGCCTGAAGATCCCCGCTATTGCGCGGCCATCGAGCAATGGCTGCGCGAGAACCGAATCACCATCCTGGGTTTCAGCTACCGCCTGGATCCACGCCAGGGAGCCCTCCTCTTCGAGAGACTAATCCACCAGCTCAAGACCAGAAGATTGCTCGCCGAACAGGGCGGCTTTCTCAAGGCAGTCTACTTCGCCGGCCTGCCCAAAGCGTGCGAGCTGGTGCAACAGCGCGTTCCCGAGGTCGCCGGTGTCTTCCGTGGCGACGAGACCCCCATAGAGACCCTGGCAATGCTCGCCATCAGACCGGACACTATGCCGAGAAACCTCGCCGAAGGCGCCGGCTATGACCAAGCGAGACTGTCGTTCGGGAGAGACCTGATCCAAAAGGGCCACTACCTGCAGGTCCGACCTGTCGACCGGAGCGGCTGTGGAGAATTCGGCACCCGGCGGGACACCCTGGTCCGACGCGTGGAACATGCCCGGACCCACCAACTGCCTCCCCTGATGCGAGCCCACATCGGACCCTATCAGGCCGACCGGGCCCAGGCCGTCTCTCTGTTCCTTGAATGGACCGGCCGCCTGGCGAGATCCGGCTTACTCGACATCCTGTCGATCGGAACCTCCCAGTTGACCCAGTCCGCATTCGGGGAAAACTGGAATGGCAGACCCAATGGGGGCGGAGTACCCATCAACTCCCCGACCGAGTTCGCAGCAGTCTGGCAGGCCGCCCGGCCAATGCTCGTCCGTACCTATGCCGGCACAACCCACATCCCCGAGCTGGCCAGGATGTACGAACAGACCCTGTACATGGCCTGGCATGCCCTCTCGTTGTGGTGGTTCTGCCGCATCGACGGCCGAGGCCCCTACTCGGTGCGTGAGAACCTGGAACACCATCTCCAGACCATCAGGTACGTGGCGTCCGTGGGTAAGCCCTTTGAGCCGAATGTACCCCACCACTTCGCCTTTCGCGGCGGAGATGATGTCACCTGTGTCGTCTCGGCGGTGCTTGCCGCCAGAGCGGCCAAACACCACGGCATTCGCCACCTGGTACTTCAGAACATGCTGAACACCCCCAGGTCCACTTGGGGCGTTCAGGATCTCGCCAAGTCCCGTGCCATGCTGCAGCTGGTTCGCGAACTGGAGGACGATTCTTTCCACCTCATCCTGCAACCCCGCGCGGGCTTGGATTATTTCTCCCCCGACCTGGCCAAGGCGAAGGCTCAACTGGCGGCCGTCACCGCCCTCATGGATGACATCGAGCCTCAGAATCCAAACAGCCCCCCAGTCATCCATGTGGTAAGCTACTCCGAAGCCTCGCACCTGGCCGATCCCCCCGTGGTCGACGAGAGCATCCAGATCACTCGCCATGCCCTGGCCGAGTACCGGCGATTGCGCGCCAAGGGCAGCGTGGACGACATGACCGAGAATCCGGAAGTCGCCCAGCGGACCCACGAGCTGCTGCAGGAAGCCCGCGCCATCCTCGCGACAATCGAGACCCATGTACCGTCATCGTGCTCTCCGGAGGGGCTGTATCGCATCCTCGCAGGCGGCTTCCTCGCCGTTCCCTACCTCTGGGAATGCCGGGAAGAGTTCCAGCGCGCCATCCGCTGGCCAACCCGGCTGATACGCGGGTCCGTCAAGGTCGTCGATCCACAGGGCAATCCGCTTCCTGCCGCCACGCGGATGGAGATGGTCCTCGATGATCTGAAACGGCAGGCTTAA